Proteins encoded within one genomic window of Komagataella phaffii GS115 chromosome 3, complete sequence:
- a CDS encoding Transcription factor required for full Ty1 epxression, Ty1-mediated gene activation, and haploid inv, whose amino-acid sequence MSGQQGSKLPMIVDVSIDEQGKQVYQVHSTKKRVRDDMPVSNFKSSKVKTESSVPLAASESGSSSSSASNVKEEEQDLKIPGSVEDTDVNPIWPADVELAFREALTIIPKKGLNKIKISGKCSGRNELISDYIFSKTGQVRTRKQVSSHIQVVKNMNKDHELIKLILEGPEDSNLVEPFDSVFTKIVLAKTTGGKENNSPENLSDSENDNINITPPATALRTRASVPHLQLNDATMSGHQDTPVRATSARLPTPSSDNRDSVSLDRPLYVQAEIQNFQFCLENAVMGMRFYLSNLQEPGFMYPPLRLKENANIKSRFPYLDSFVSTLNTRGVPILHGMTKIGNINYEQISSMDAFRSNSYITLQLDNLSVENASWSVVTAVYSFGKEKALFVDPVEVKSDPSFGETRMYTLKVDFANRFWNAYTKGIWDLYLNPNIDNAVIARKEKYSIKGTTIKQVLVSGNLSPRSITRFEDINSSLVRCILLWEFYKVEHPEPNTTTIRRLHLTNDDAMYVMNQPPFELTPQSSSKISSEAGLELPFQNLQRAPSVPYLDDSAHQMPVQQIPLTSGVGVPLAGPAPFLDDMLMGNEESAHVNQFQGEAIDGDPKVIMSTSNIPLN is encoded by the coding sequence ATGTCAGGCCAACAAGGTTCCAAACTTCCCATGATCGTGGATGTTTCTATCGACGAACAAGGGAAGCAGGTGTACCAAGTTCACAGCACGAAAAAGCGTGTAAGGGATGACATGCCCGTCTCCAACTTTAAGTCGTCGAAGGTGAAAACGGAATCGAGTGTTCCATTAGCAGCCTCCGAGTCCGGTTCGTCGTCTTCGTCCGCGTCGAACgtgaaagaagaagaacaagatcTCAAGATCCCTGGGTCTGTTGAGGATACCGACGTCAACCCAATCTGGCCTGCTGATGTAGAGTTGGCCTTTAGAGAAGCTCTGACTATTATCCCCAAGAAAGGACtgaacaagatcaaaattAGTGGCAAGTGTAGCGGACGGAACGAACTGATTTCAGACTatattttttcaaagacaggTCAAGTGCGTACAAGGAAACAAGTCTCGTCTCACATCCAGGTGGTTAAAAATATGAACAAGGACCATGAACTAATCAAGCTCATATTGGAGGGCCCAGAGGATTCCAATCTGGTTGAACCTTTTGATTCCGTGTTTACCAAGATCGTCCTCGCCAAAACTACTGGTGGTAAAGAAAACAATTCGCCAGAAAACTTATCCGACAGTGAGAATGACAACATCAACATTACTCCACCTGCGACTGCTTTAAGGACGCGTGCATCAGTACCTCATCTGCAACTGAATGATGCCACCATGTCAGGCCACCAAGATACTCCGGTTAGAGCAACTTCCGCAAGATTACCTACTCCTAGCTCCGATAACCGTGATAGTGTCTCGTTGGATCGACCTTTGTATGTCCAAGCagagattcaaaactttcagtTCTGTTTGGAGAATGCCGTAATGGGTATGAGGTTTTATCTGTCGAATCTACAAGAGCCAGGCTTCATGTATCCTCCTTTGCGtctgaaagaaaatgcGAATATCAAGTCTAGATTTCCCTATTTGGACTCCTTTGTGTCTACCTTGAACACGAGAGGTGTGCCAATACTCCACGGCATGACTAAAATTGGTAACATCAATTATGAACAGATTTCCTCGATGGACGCTTTTCGATCCAATAGCTATATTACTCTGCAACTTGATAACCTGTCCGTTGAAAATGCCAGCTGGTCTGTTGTGACGGCAGTTTACTCGTTTGGCAAAGAGAAGGCTCTATTTGTCGACCCAGTTGAGGTGAAATCTGACCCAAGTTTTGGGGAAACAAGAATGTACACcttgaaagttgattttGCCAACAGGTTTTGGAATGCGTATACAAAGGGAATTTGGGATCTCTACCTTAATCCAAATATCGATAATGCAGTTATTGCACGAAAAGAGAAATATTCCATCAAGGGTACCACTATCAAGCAAGTCCTAGTCTCCGGGAATCTTTCACCACGTTCCATTACAAGATTTGAAGACATCAATTCCTCTCTTGTGAGATGTATTCTACTATGGGAGTTCTATAAAGTGGAACATCCTGAACCTAACACAACAACTATAAGAAGACTGCATCTCACTAACGACGATGCGATGTATGTCATGAACCAACCGCCGTTCGAGCTGACTCCTCAGTCTAGTTCCAAAATAAGCAGTGAAGCAGGACTAGAACTCCCCTTCCAAAATTTACAGAGAGCCCCATCCGTTCCATATCTAGACGATTCCGCACACCAGATGCCGGTACAACAAATACCCTTAACTTCAGGAGTAGGTGTACCGTTGGCTGGACCAGCTCCATTCTTGGACGACATGCTCATGGGAAACGAAGAAAGCGCCCATGTGAATCAATTCCAAGGTGAAGCCATTGACGGCGATCCTAAAGTGATCATGTCTACAAGTAATATACCTTTAAACTAA
- a CDS encoding 60S ribosomal protein L19: MASPSSKIHHVTNKSRANLRTQKRLAASIIGAGKKKVWLDPNETEQIAQANSREAIRKLYKDGLIVKKPPVGHSRARARAFAEAKRAGRHTGYGKRKGTANARMSTQTLWMRRLRVLRRLLVKYRDNGKIDKTLYHTLYRESKGNAFKHKRALIEHIIQAKAEAAREKVLKDESEARRAKNRAQRERRQQRQAEKREAFLNEEA, translated from the coding sequence ATGGCCTCCCCTTCATCCAAGATCCATCATGTTACTAACAAATCCAGGGCTAATTTGCGTACTCAAAAGAGACTTGCAGCCAGCATTATTGGTGCTGGTAAGAAGAAGGTCTGGTTAGACCCAAACGAGACTGAGCAAATTGCACAGGCCAACTCCAGAGAGGCTATCAGAAAGCTGTACAAAGACGGTTTGATCGTCAAGAAGCCTCCTGTGGGACACTCCAGAGCTAGAGCTAGAGCTTTTGCCGAGGCTAAGCGTGCTGGTAGACACACCGGTTATGGTAAGAGAAAGGGTACCGCTAACGCCCGTATGTCCACTCAAACCTTGTGGATGAGAAGATTGAGAGTTCTTAGACGTTTATTGGTCAAGTACCGTGACAACGGTAAGATCGACAAAACCTTGTACCACACTTTGTACAGAGAGTCTAAGGGTAACGCTTTCAAGCACAAGCGTGCTTTGATCGAGCACATCATCCAGGCTAAGGCCGAGGCTGCCCGTGAGAAGGTTCTGAAGGACGAGTCTGAGGCTAGAAGAGCCAAGAACCGTGCTCAACGTGAGAGAAGACAACAGAGACAGGCTGAGAAGAGAGAGGCTTTCCTGAACGAGGAAGCTTAG